Proteins co-encoded in one Aspergillus flavus chromosome 2, complete sequence genomic window:
- a CDS encoding putative transporter, which produces MCLHFPRNRPLHPLLLQLGLLHTAPKMTPEKAAMSEHIENDNPARHDDIDLPNSSEAHTAIAKEREMTLWQALRLYPKAVAWSLLFSCAIIMEGYDVVLIGSFLAFPAFNEKYGGLMSDGTYGLEARWQAGVNNAMACGQIIGLFLNGLVSERLGYRKTLMACLAATVGFVFILFFAPNIQTLVVGELFMGIPLGVYQTLVVTYASEVCPVALRAYLTTYVNLCWVLGQLLASGVLKGLAERTDQWAYRIPFALQWIWPIPIFIGVFLAPESPWWLVRQDRREDAVKALKRLTSANADFNAEETVAMIVYTDALERRAETGTSYLDCFKKSDLRRTEISCCAWAAQSLCGAGLMGYSTVFYQRAGLAVSQSFTMSLVQYALGVVGTFVSWTLMSYFGRRTLYVGGLFILAIVLFVIGFVSIAPSTPAISWATGSMLLVYTFIYDSSIGPVCFALVSEIPSSRLRTKTVVLARNVYNILNLVTGIIIPYMLNVDAWNWRGKSGFFWGALCVCCLTWSFFRLPEPKGRSYAELDLLFERGVKTREFATAKTGLEDLQGEGKDDMVKV; this is translated from the coding sequence ATGTGCCTTCACTTTCCACGCAATCGTCCACTGCATCCGCTATTGCTCCAGCTCGGTCTATTGCATACCGCACCCAAGATGACTCCAGAGAAGGCCGCTATGTCTGAACATATTGAAAACGATAACCCAGCGAGGCATGATGATATCGACCTCCCCAACAGTAGCGAGGCACATACCGCCATTGCGAAAGAACGTGAGATGACTCTATGGCAAGCGCTAAGACTTTATCCGAAGGCCGTGGCGTGGTCTCTTCTGTTCTCCTGTGCCATTATCATGGAAGGCTACGATGTTGTTCTTATCGGTTCCTTCCTCGCATTTCCTGCCTTCAACGAAAAATACGGAGGTCTCATGTCCGACGGGACATATGGGCTCGAAGCTAGGTGGCAAGCAGGTGTTAACAACGCGATGGCCTGCGGCCAGATTATCGGACTTTTCCTCAATGGACTGGTCTCAGAGCGCTTGGGATACCGAAAGACCCTGATGGCATGCCTTGCCGCGACCGTTGGTTTCGTTTTCATTCTGTTCTTTGCGCCCAATATTCAAACTCTCGTTGTCGGCGAGCTCTTTATGGGCATCCCTCTTGGTGTATACCAAACCCTCGTTGTGACATACGCATCCGAAGTGTGCCCTGTCGCATTGCGCGCATATCTCACCACCTATGTTAACCTTTGCTGGGTGCTAGGTCAATTGCTCGCCTCTGGCGTGCTGAAGGGTCTGGCCGAGCGCACCGATCAATGGGCATACCGTATCCCCTTTGCTCTGCAGTGGATCTGGCCAATTCCCATTTTCATCGGGGTGTTTCTGGCCCCCGAGAGCCCCTGGTGGCTCGTTCGACAAGACCGCCGCGAAGATGCCGTCAAGGCATTGAAACGACTGACCAGCGCTAACGCAGACTTCAACGCCGAAGAAACCGTCGCAATGATCGTATACACCGACGCACTCGAGCGACGTGCTGAAACCGGTACCTCCTACCTTGACTGTTTCAAGAAAAGCGACTTACGCCGAACCGAAATCTCCTGCTGTGCATGGGCGGCGCAGAGTCTATGTGGCGCAGGCCTCATGGGCTATTCGACTGTCTTTTACCAGCGCGCAGGTCTCGCCGTGTCGCAGTCCTTCACCATGTCGCTCGTGCAATATGCCCTAGGCGTGGTGGGGACATTCGTCTCCTGGACACTAATGTCGTACTTCGGCCGTCGCACCCTCTACGTCGGCGGTCTATTTATCCTAGCCATCGTATTATTCGTCATCGGGTTCGTCTCCATCGCTCCATCCACACCCGCCATCTCCTGGGCCACCGGCTCCATGCTTCTCGTCTATACCTTTATCTACGACTCCTCCATCGGCCCCGTCTGCTTCGCCCTCGTCTCCGAAATCCCATCCTCCAGACTCCGTACCAAGACCGTCGTGCTGGCCCGAAACGTCTACAATATCCTCAACCTCGTCACCGGAATCATTATCCCGTATATGCTGAACGTCGACGCATGGAACTGGCGCGGTAAATCAGGTTTCTTCTGGGGTGCACTCTGCGTTTGCTGCTTGACGTGGTCGTTCTTCCGGCTGCCAGAACCTAAGGGACGGTCGTATGCTGAGTTGGATCTGTTGTTTGAGAGAGGGGTGAAGACGAGGGAGTTTGCGACTGCTAAGACTGGGTTGGAGGATTTGCAGGGCGAGGGGAAGGATGATATGGTGAAGGTTTGA
- a CDS encoding cell wall cysteine-rich protein, giving the protein MAQLVSLFTNSTQTSFRIVLLSLRIVMDKMLCALLLSAGMLVGPVATQEAEPEQVRLSPPSLSRLGSMPLSPPRSITLKDLRVMKDQYGNEQCCPPGTILVGGQCILPHSNVCPEGTVQEGNVCVGKPLCPPKFHYDGQKCISDHPPRCQTGSRFNGKDCVSTGDPFCPEGSTFNGHSCVSTTPPTCPSGAQLKDNICVTKQSPTCPRGMQFDGEQGCVSTEPPSCPEGAQFSEGLCISVVPPSCERPFVLQGNTCIHSSKPECPTGATFDGTVCVSVTPPSCKTGVFDGGVCKDKQPPICPPRTTLKGSSCTVETGASCPAGQSLSIFQDQVRCCPDGFSWDGSFCVLKREGDNCPPGSHFDGTKCVFTPTVQPICPPRTTWNGKDCILSVPPRCSSGFTFVSGNCVSKDTPECPEGTTFDGHKCVSPTPPRCPGDTTLKGRDCMSSDPPLCPPRTTFNGHSCVLNVPPTCPPGSTLTGHSCRFPDVPDCSGGSFTGGHCVVPVPPKCPPSFIFNGKECIHENRPRCPQNYVYDGKNCVSSDPPDCGSDAIFDGTNCVDITPPKCPDGTSYDGHGCSGGKPPKCPEGMTFNGRDCIDGKPPRCPKDTTFNGEKCVSNEKPECPTGTTFDGSKCVNERPPDCPENTSFNGHACVSTIPPVCSDGTVFDGSKCVTKNPPVCPPGTRLENGMCVITTDPICAEGTTFNGKMCTTATQAECYQMFVCPPFSPSKPRAG; this is encoded by the coding sequence ATGGCCCAGCTTGTTTCCCTCTTCACCAACTCCACACAAACATCTTTTCGCATCGTCTTATTATCATTAAGGATTGTCATGGATAAGATGCTCTGTGCTCTCCTGCTTAGTGCAGGCATGTTGGTTGGCCCTGTCGCAACACAGGAAGCCGAGCCCGAGCAAGTCCGGTTATCCCCTCCTTCGCTCTCGAGACTAGGATCTATGCCTTTGTCGCCGCCCCGTTCCATCACGTTGAAGGACTTGCGGGTTATGAAAGACCAGTACGGCAATGAGCAATGTTGCCCGCCTGGGACCATACTCGTCGGAGGCCAGTGTATCTTGCCCCATAGCAATGTCTGCCCTGAAGGCACTGTACAGGAGGGAAATGTATGCGTGGGCAAACCGTTATGTCCTCCGAAATTCCACTATGATGGCCAGAAATGCATCTCCGATCACCCCCCGCGTTGTCAAACCGGATCACGCTTCAATGGCAAGGACTGTGTATCGACGGGCGACCCCTTTTGCCCAGAGGGCTCCACCTTCAATGGACATAGCTGTGTCAGCACGACACCACCTACATGTCCAAGTGGCGCCCAACTGAAGGACAATATTTGTGTTACCAAGCAATCGCCCACTTGCCCGCGTGGAATGCAGTTCGATGGTGAACAAGGATGCGTTAGCACAGAACCCCCTAGCTGTCCAGAGGGCGCTCAATTCTCAGAGGGTCTTTGTATCTCCGTCGTGCCTCCCTCGTGTGAGCGGCCGTTCGTCCTTCAAGGCAACACCTGCATTCATTCTTCCAAGCCCGAGTGCCCCACAGGTGCCACCTTCGATGGCACTGTGTGTGTTTCTGTGACGCCCCCAAGCTGTAAGACCGGTGTCTTTGATGGAGGAGTGTGCAAGGACAAGCAGCCTCCCATTTGTCCACCGCGTACCACCCTCAAAGGGTCCAGCTGTACTGTAGAGACTGGTGCGTCCTGCCCTGCGGGGCAGTCTCTGTCCATATTCCAGGACCAAGTCCGCTGTTGTCCGGACGGATTTAGCTGGGATGGGTCATTCTGTGTCCTGAAACGAGAGGGCGACAACTGCCCTCCTGGCAGCCACTTCGACGGTACCAAATGTGTTTTCACGCCCACCGTGCAGCCCATCTGCCCCCCAAGGACAACCTGGAATGGCAAGGACTGTATCCTTTCAGTGCCACCCCGATGCTCTTCCGGCTTCACGTTTGTCAGCGGGAACTGTGTAAGCAAGGATACACCTGAATGTCCGGAAGGGACGACCTTTGATGGTCACAAATGTGTCTCCCCTACTCCACCTCGCTGTCCTGGAGACACGACCTTAAAAGGCCGGGACTGCATGTCTTCCGACCCTCCTCTTTGCCCACCACGGACTACATTCAATGGCCACTCTTGCGTGCTCAACGTACCACCCACCTGCCCTCCTGGTTCCACTCTTACTGGCCATAGCTGTCGCTTCCCCGATGTTCCTGATTGCTCTGGTGGCTCCTTTACTGGAGGACATTGCGTTGTGCCAGTACCCCCCAAGTGCCCGCCATCATTTATCTTCAACGGAAAGGAGTGCATACACGAGAACCGGCCCCGCTGCCCTCAAAACTACGTCTACGATGGGAAGAACTGTGTCTCTTCCGACCCACCAGACTGTGGATCGGATGCTATTTTTGACGGCACTAACTGCGTCGACATTACGCCTCCAAAATGCCCTGACGGCACATCCTATGATGGCCATGGTTGTTCTGGTGGCAAGCCTCCAAAGTGCCCGGAGGGAATGACCTTCAACGGGCGCGATTGTATTGACGGAAAGCCACCCCGGTGCCCTAAGGATACCACTTTCAACGGTGAAAAATGTGTCTCCAATGAAAAGCCTGAGTGTCCAACGGGCACAACCTTTGATGGCTCCAAGTGTGTGAACGAGAGACCCCCGGATTGCCCAGAGAATACGAGTTTCAACGGCCATGCCTGTGTCTCTACCATCCCTCCCGTTTGCTCGGATGGCACTGTATTCGATGGCTCTAAGTGTGTCACGAAAAATCCACCAGTTTGCCCACCGGGCACCAGGCTCGAGAACGGTATGTGTGTTATCACCACCGATCCCATCTGCGCCGAGGGAACGACCTTCAATGGAAAGATGTGTACCACCGCCACTCAAGCGGAATGTTACCAGATGTTTGTTTGCCCGCCATTCTCACCGTCCAAGCCACGGGCTGGTTGA
- a CDS encoding putative FKBP-type peptidyl-prolyl isomerase (FK506-binding protein 1B): MGVERKIITRGSGPSPASGDKVSIHYTGWIYDPKKANKGFQGKQFDSSRSPGRGPLVVNIGQGKVIKGWDEGVMQMSLGEKSTLTITPDYGYGDKAAGKIPANSTLIL; this comes from the exons ATGGGTGTCGAGAGGAAGATCATTACCCGCGGTAGCGGCCCTTCTCCTGCCTCAGGCGACAAGGTCTCCATCCACTACACCGGCTGGATCTACGACCCTAAGAAGGCCAACAAGGGCTTCCAGGGCAAGCA GTTTGATAGTTCTAGATCGCCGGGGCGGGGTCCATTGGTTGTGAATATTGGTCAGGGGAAGGTTATCAAGG GTTGGGATGAGGGTGTCATGCAGATGAGCCTCGGCGAGAAGTCTACCCTGACTATTACCCC GGACTATGGCTATGGTGACAA GGCCGCTGGCAAGATCCCTGCAAACTCTACTCTGATCTTGTAA
- a CDS encoding tryptophan synthase beta subunit-like PLP-dependent enzyme gives MTSTAPTESQKFLSTRGGDYGLSFETVVLKGLAADGGLFLPHEIPTANDWQSWKDLSYAELAFKIVSLYISPSEIPPEDLKGIIERSYSTFRAEDVVPLTHLQDDNLYLLELFHGPSYSFKDCALQFLGNLFEYLLVRKNQGKVGKGALFKASGVWRSSRTDQLADRHHLTVVGATSGDTGSAAIYGLRGKKDVSVVILHPKGRVSPIQEAQMTTCTDRNVHNLAVTGTFDDCQDIVKAMFNDPDSNQALKLGAVNSINFSRILAQIVFYFYAYFQLARKSPTFKVGDKVRFVTPTGNFGNILAGYFATKMGLPADKLVVATNENDILHRFWTTGRYEKNPVQEQQADGTVKAEACKETPSPAMDILVSSNFERLMWFLAKEQAAAAGLDDASSKKRAGEEVLAWYQSLKATGGFGPVDKDLLENGRSTFDSDRVSNSETVETIKSCYQETKYVLDPHSAVAVTVAKRSLAKNGSNVHHISLSTAHPAKFSEVVESALKGEAGFNFDEQVLPDEFKAFAQKETRVTTVENSWEKVREIVKRQAEEDIKAESSA, from the exons ATGACGAGTACAGCTCCGACGGAATCCCAAAAATTCCTCTCCACCAGAGGTGGTGACTATGGC CTCTCGTTCGAGACCGTTGTCTTGAAGGGACTCGCTGCGGATGGCGGTCTTTTCTTGCCTCACGAAATCCCGACCGCAAACGACTGG CAAAGTTGGAAAGATCTCTCGTACGCCGAACTTGCCTTCAAGATCGTCAGCCTTTATATCTCCCCCTCCGAGATCCCCCCGGAAGACCTGAAAGGCATCATTGAACGGAGCTACTCGACATTCCGCGCAGAAGATGTTGTCCCCTTGACCCATCTGCAGGATGACAACCTGTATCTTCTCGAGCTATTCCATGGCCCAAGCTACTCCTTCAAAGACT GTGCCTTGCAATTTCTGGGAAATCTTTTCGAATACCTTCTCGTGCGGAAAAACCAAGGAAAGGTTGGAAAAGGTGCGCTCTTTAAAGCCTCTGGTGTGTGGCGATCCAGTAGAACTGACCAACTAGCAGATAGACATCATTTGACAGTCGTCGGTGCGACGAGCGGTGAT ACTGGATCCGCCGCAATCTACGGTCTTAGGGGCAAGAAGGACGTGTCCGTGGTCATCTTGCATCCCAAGGGCCGCGTCAGCCCTATCCAAGAGGCGCAGATGACCACCTGCACAGACAGGAATGTCCACAATCTTGCCGTGACGGGAACATTCGACGATTGCCAG GATATTGTCAAGGCTATGTTCAACGATCCTGATAGCAACCAGGCTTTGAAGCTCGGTGCCGTTAACTCCATCAACTTCTCGAGAATCCTCGCCCAGATCGTGTTCTACTTCTACGCCTACTTCCAACTTGCCAGAAAGTCGCCGACGTTCAAAGTGGGCGACAAGGTCAGATTTGTGACTCCCACCGGAAACTTCGGCAATATCCTCGCCGGTTACTTCGCAACCAAGATGGGTCTCCCCGCCGATAAGCTGGTCGTGGCAACAAATGAGAACGATATCCTGCACCGCTTCTGGACGACTGGCCGCTACGAGAAGAACCCTGTTCAGGAACAGCAGGCCGATGGTACCGTGAAGGCCGAGGCTTGCAAGGAGACACCAAGCCCTGCAATGGATATTTTGGTCTCCAGCAACTTCGAGAGACTCATGTGGTTCCTCGCAAAAG AACAAGCAGCGGCAGCCGGCTTGGACGACGCgtccagcaagaagagggcCGGTGAAGAGGTTTTGGCCTGGTACCAATCATTGAAGGCAACTGGCGGCTTCGGGCCTGTAGATAAGGACCTGTTGGAAAACGGACGGTCGACTTTCGACAGCGACCGTGTGAGCAACTCAGAGACTGTCGAGACTATCAAGTCTTGCTACCAGGAAACCAAATACGTTCTTGATCCCCATTCGGCTGTTGCAGTTACCGTCGCGAAGAGATCGCTTGCTAAGAATGGCTCGAACGTCCACCACATCTCGCTCTCCACTGCTCACCCCGCCAAATTCTCTGAGGTCGTCGAATCAGCTCTCAAGGGCGAGGCCGGCTTCAACTTCGATGAGCAGGTGCTTCCTGACGAGTTCAAGGCTTTCGCGCAAAAGGAGACCAGGGTCACCACGGTTGAGAATTCGTGGGAGAAGGTCCGGGAGATCGTGAAACGCCAAGCTGAAGAGGACATCAAGGCTGAAAGCAGCGCTTAA
- a CDS encoding putative vacuolar protease A, with product MKPILLAAPLLLSYTAAEIHRVPLEKELLVFGSNDDDTRTSSQRYIGSNTHQKALQDHGPDILGHDIPVKNHRNTQYFSTIRIGTPPQKFKVVLDTGSANLWVPSSKCKTISCKKHKKYKSALSDTYHNNGSEFEIYYGSGGMTGHVSEDIFTIGDLKVQEQLFGEATKVSGFSNVKADGILGLGFASISVNSIPPPFYNMLDQNLLDEPVFAFYLSDTYKGRTSEITFGGVDEQHYSGEIVKIPLRRKAYWEVEFSGLFFGDHFADVEDTGAILDTGSSLIGLPSGLFETVNKEIGATRDYQGRYILDCDKRSFMPSLTFVLGEYNFTIDPKDYSLQEQNFCMSALVPMDFPGPTGPLVVLGDAFLRRWYSVYDFGNGAIGLAQAKRKE from the exons ATGAAGCCAATCCTACTCGCAGCACCTTTGCTGCTAAGCTATACGGCAGCTGAAATTCACCGAGTACCATTGGAAAAAGAACTCCTC GTCTTTGGCAGTAATGACGATGATACTCGAACATCCTCACAGAGGTACATAGGTTCCAACACTCATCAGAAAGCCTTGCAAGACCACGGACCGGATATTCTGGGTCATGACATACCAGTTAAGAACCACAGGAACACTCAAT ATTTTTCCACCATCAGGATCGGCACCCCTCCGCAGAAGTTCAAGGTTGTCCTTGATACTGGGAGCGCTAACTTGTGGGTTCCCTCGTCGAAGTGCAAAACTATTTCCTGCAAAAAGCATAAGAAATACAAATCAGCATTATCCGATACGTATCACAATAATGGGAGTGAGTTCGAGATATACTACGGCTCTGGGGGTATGACCGGCCACGTCTCCGAGGACATTTTTACAATCGGCGACCTCAAGGTCCAAGAGCAGCTATTTGGGGAAGCTACTAAAGTTTCAGGCTTTTCCAATGTTAAGGCTGATGGCATCTTAGGCTTGGGATTTGCTTCCATTTCTGTGAATAGCATTCCCCCGCCTTTCTATAACATGCTCGACCAGAATCTTCTGGATGAGCCCGTCTTTGCCTTCTACCTCAGTGACACATACAAGGGGCGTACTTCCGAGATTACCTTCGGCGGCGTTGACGAACAACACTATAGTGGGGAAATAGTGAAAATTCCTCTTCGTCGCAAGGCCTATTGGGAGGTCGAATTTAGTGGACTTTTCTTCGGAGACCATTTCGCTGATGTTGAAGACACTGGTGCTATTCTAGATACTGGCTCTTCATTGATCGGCTTGCCATCTGGTCTCTTTGAAACAGT aaacaaggaaatcgGCGCGACGCGAGATTATCAGGGCAGGTACATACTGGACTGCGACAAGCGGAGTTTCATGCCCTCCCTTACATTTGTCCTGGGTGAATATAACTTCACTATTGATCCCAAAGACTATTCTCTCCAGGAACAAAACTTTTGCATGAGTGCCTTGGTCCCCATGGATTTCCCCGGTCCCACAGGCCCCTTGGTTGTACTTGGAGACGCATTCCTCAGACGGTGGTATAGTGTATATGACTTTGGTAACGGTGCCATCGGCCTGGCCCAGGCAAAACGCAAAGAATAA
- a CDS encoding uncharacterized protein (expressed protein), whose protein sequence is MIRSCTWMLLLYYSHGYTIEIDTSHKRPGLSPYRSKRCNSLLRSGCFEFHLSRSFKFLELCNILCNLVFPCSKYRNRQKSLRSGPPLYSHYLIT, encoded by the coding sequence ATGATTCGTAGTTGCACATGGATGCTATTGTTGTATTATTCGCATGGCTACACCATTGAAATTGATACTTCCCACAAGCGGCCGGGATTATCCCCGTATAGATCTAAGAGGTGTAATAGTCTATTGAGGAGTGGATGCTTTGAGTTCCATCTAAGCAGATCTTTTAAGTTCCTAGAGCTCTGCAATATACTATGCAACCTGGTGTTTCCCTGTAGCAAGTACCGAAACAGGCAAAAGTCATTGAGATCGGGGCCGCCTCTCTATAGCCACTATTTGATCACTTGA
- a CDS encoding hydrophobic surface binding protein A-domain-containing protein, which translates to MKFSVLSILTLGLTAGALAAPANMERDLPTITGVLSGIGPKVDALDSAIQAYTGGDVTKVQQASDSLVDAINAGTTKVSGTSNLSGGDALGLPGPVNDLKQKITTAVTHLSSKKSQIVQAGKGAQTYNDLIQQKTAAKKLSDTIVSKVPENLQNLASGIAGGISDAIEKGVQDFQDQAGKAGKRDVEGAEAVAAIEV; encoded by the coding sequence ATGAAGTTTTCCGTCCTCTCTATCCTAACCCTCGGCCTCACCGCCGGTGCCCTCGCCGCCCCTGCCAACATGGAGCGCGATCTCCCCACCATCACCGGCGTCCTATCTGGCATCGGCCCCAAAGTCGACGCCCTCGACTCAGCCATCCAGGCGTACACAGGCGGCGACGTGACCAAGGTCCAACAAGCCTCCGACAGCCTTGTCGATGCTATCAACGCCGGCACCACCAAGGTTAGCGGCACCTCTAACCTCAGCGGTGGCGATGCTCTCGGTCTTCCGGGCCCCGTGAACGACCTCAAGCAGAAGATCACCACGGCCGTTACCCATCTATCGAGCAAAAAGTCCCAGATTGTTCAGGCCGGCAAGGGCGCCCAGACCTACAATGACCTGATCCAGCAGAAGACAGCTGCCAAGAAGCTGTCGGATACGATTGTCTCCAAGGTTCCTGAGAATTTGCAGAACCTTGCCTCCGGCATTGCGGGCGGTATCTCTGATGCTATTGAGAAGGGGGTTCAGGATTTCCAGGACCAGGCTGGGAAGGCTGGAAAACGTGATGTTGAGGGCGCTGAGGCTGTTGCTGCTATTGAGGTCTAA
- a CDS encoding putative glycosyl hydrolase (Probable beta-glucosidase G) has translation MASIAHLVVSGLLAATAVNGQNYGGSGRSDDAFSYVQPRNTTILGQYGHSPAVLPSPNATGAGGWEEALAKAQQFVAQLTLEEKADMVTGQPGPCVGNIVAIPRLGFKGLCLQDGPLAIRVADYASVFSAGVTAASTWDKDILYERGVAMGEEFKGKGAHVALGPVAGPLGRSGYGGRNWEGFAADPYLTGVAMERTIQGYQDAGVQACAKHFIGNEQETQRNPNYNPNGTLTDVIQEAISSNIDDRTIHELYLWPFANAARAKVASVMCSYQRLNGSYACQNSKVLNGLLKEELGFQGYVQSDWGGTHSGVSSIEGGLDMNMPGGLGQYGQTPEAGSFFGKNVTFAVNNGTVDISRVDDMIVRIMTPYYWLGQDQGYPEIDPSSADLNTFSPRSTWLREFNLTGERSRDVRGDHGELIRRHGAEATILLKNENKALPLKAPKSIAVFGNDAGDTTEGAVNKATFEFGTLAAGGGSGTGRFTYLVTPLEALKARGKQDNTLVQWWLNNTLIADSDVTSLWVPTPPDACLVFLKTWAEEGSDREYLSVDWNGNEVVDSVASKCNNTIVVTHSSGINELPFANHPNVTAIVAAHYPGQESGNSIVDILYGDVNPSGKLPYTIAKNGSDYNAPPTTAVETTGADDWQAWFDEKLEIDYRYFDAHNISVLYEFGFGLSYTTFSLSDIKTEPLAESISSVPEQLPIQPGGNPALWESVYNVSVTVTNTGDVKGATVPQLYVTFPDSAPAGTPPKQLRGFDKVSLAPGESQTVGFELMRRDLSYWDVVSQEWLIPEGEFTIRVGFSSRDLSQETKITPVTA, from the exons ATGGCCAGCATTGCTCATCTTGTTGTCTCTGGCCTGTTGGCTGCAACTGCAGTCAATGGCCAGAACTACGGCGGATCTGGTCGAAGCGACGACGCTTTCAGCTATGTTCAACCCCGTAACACAACTATCCTCGGCCAGTACGGACATTCGCCAGCTGTGCTTCCGTCGC CCAATGCGACTGGAGCAGGTGGCTGGGAAGAAGCCCTTGCCAAGGCCCAGCAGTTTGTTGCCCAGTTGACACTCGAAGAGAAGGCTGACATGGTCACTGGCCAGCCCGGGCCTTGCGTTGGAAACATCGTGGCAATCCCTCGACTGGGTTTTAAGGGTCTCTGCTTACAGGATGGCCCCTTGGCCATTCGTGTGGCTGACTATGCCAGCGTCTTCTCCGCTGGCGTCACGGCAGCATCGACTTGGGACAAAGACATCCTGTATGAACGAGGAGTCGCCATGGGAGAGGAGTTCAAGGGCAAAGGTGCCCATGTCGCTCTCGGACCTGTAGCTGGCCCTCTGGGACGCTCAGGCTACGGAGGGAGAAACTGGGAGGGCTTTGCAGCAGACCCTTACCTGACTGGTGTCGCCATGGAACGTACCATTCAGGGTTACCAGGATGCCGGTGTTCAAGCCTGTGCGAAGCATTTCATCGGCAATGAACAAGAGACCCAACGTAATCCAAACTATAACCCTAACGGCACGTTGACAGATGTCATCCAGGAAGCCATTTCCTCCAATATTGACGACCGAACTATTCACGAACTATACCTCTGGCCATTCGCCAACGCTGCCCGTGCCAAGGTTGCTAGCGTTATGTGCTCATACCAGCGCCTCAACGGCTCCTATGCCTGCCAGAACTCGAAGGTTCTCAATGGCCTCCTAAAGGAGGAGCTCGGCTTCCAAGGCTATGTCCAGTCTGACTGGGGTGGTACTCACTCTGGTGTCTCCTCTATCGAGGGGGGTCTTGATATGAACATGCCGGGAGGTCTCGGGCAGTATGGCCAAACCCCCGAAGCGGGCTCGTTCTTTGGAAAGAACGTCACCTTCGCTGTCAACAATGGAACCGTTGATATATCTCGTGTGGATGATATGATTGTCCGTATCATGACGCCTTACTACTGGCTCGGCCAGGACCAAGGCTACCCCGAGATTGACCCTTCTTCTGCGGACCTCAACACATTCTCACCCCGGTCTACTTGGCTTCGTGAGTTCAATCTGACTGGGGAGCGTAGCCGCGATGTCCGTGGAGACCATGGTGAGCTCATCCGTAGACACGGAGCTGAAGCCACCATCCTACTCAAGAACGAGAACAAGGCCCTGCCCTTGAAGGCCCCTAAGTCAATCGCTGTCTTCGGTAATGATGCTGGTGATACAACTGAGGGCGCCGTCAACAAGGCTACCTTTGAATTTGGCACTCTCGCTGCCGGTGGCGGCTCGGGAACTGGTCGTTTCACATATCTGGTCACACCGCTTGAGGCCCTGAAGGCGCGTGGCAAGCAGGACAACACTCTGGTTCAGTGGTGGTTGAACAACACCCTTATCGCCGATTCAGACGTAACTAGCCTTTGGGTACCCACACCACCTGACGCCTGTctcgtcttcctcaagacCTGGGCCGAAGAGGGCTCCGACCGCGAGTACCTCTCGGTGGATTGGAATGGAAACGAGGTTGTCGACTCGGTCGCTTCGAAGTGTAATAACACTATCGTCGTTACCCACTCGTCTGGCATCAATGAGCTTCCTTTTGCCAACCACCCCAACGTCACTGCCATTGTCGCCGCCCACTACCCCGGACAGGAGTCTGGTAACTCCATCGTCGATATTCTCTACGGTGATGTCAACCCCTCCGGCAAGCTGCCATACACTATTGCCAAGAACGGTAGCGATTACAATGCGCCACCCACGACTGCCGTAGAAACTACCGGCGCGGACGATTGGCAGGCATGGTTCGACGAGAAGCTTGAGATCGATTACCGTTACTTCGATGCCCACAACATCTCCGTGCTTTACGAATTCGGCTTCGGTCTGTCCTACACGACCTTCAGTCTTTCCGATATCAAGACTGAGCCTCTGGCCGAGTCCATCTCCTCGGTCCCCGAACAACTCCCCATTCAGCCCGGTGGAAACCCCGCGCTGTGGGAAAGCGTGTACAACGTGTCAGTCACTGTCACGAACACTGGTGATGTCAAGGGAGCGACCGTCCCTCAACTCTATGTTACCTTCCCCGACAGCGCCCCTGCTGGAACTCCGCCTAAGCAGCTCCGTGGATTCGACAAGGTGTCCCTGGCACCTGGTGAGTCACAGACTGTCGGATTTGAGCTCATGCGCAGAGATCTGAGCTACTGGGATGTCGTGTCGCAGGAGTGGCTGATTCCCGAGGGCGAGTTCACCATCCGGGTGGGCTTCAGCAGCAGAGATTTGAGCCAGGAGACCAAGATTACTCCTGTCACGGCTTAA